A genomic region of Roseofilum casamattae BLCC-M143 contains the following coding sequences:
- the recN gene encoding DNA repair protein RecN, with protein sequence MLISLKIENFALIDRLDLEFSPGLTVFTGETGAGKSIILDALDAVLGGKLTSKAIRSGQHRGLIEAIFTLTPLTAQWLREQDIEPMDNHTLVCSRELKLSPGAYRSWSRLNGIIVRNDRMKTLRQLLVSITAQGQTVQLGDPQRQREWLDLYGEESLLVLRDGVAEAYGTARDLRSQLDRQRNDEQYRLQRIDILQYQLSEFAQVQPTSAGELKDLEQESDRLSHSVELHEKSYQIYQALYQGERSLAAADLLGQAKTLIEDILPYDTTLQPILELVNEALVRVDEAGRQINAYSDSVETDPERLEEIAIRMGELKQLCRKYGPSLEDAIAYWQTIQAELDRFTATGESIEQLERDYDRAITELKLLCDRLHQQRQKASLRLEGRLVEELKPLAMDKVKFKVALTPTEISATGSDRITFGISPNPGEPIAPLAKTASGGEMSRFLLAITACFSQINPVNTLVFDEIDAGVSGRVAEAIADKLHLLSQHNQILCVTHQPLIAALADRHLHVRKETIAQEQNDNGKLSQRTVVRVTPLDRQQRSEELAQLAGGNSAADALSFARSLLQQADSKRQKTSSTELS encoded by the coding sequence ATGCTAATTTCCTTGAAAATCGAGAACTTTGCCCTAATCGATCGCTTGGATCTAGAGTTCAGTCCCGGATTAACCGTCTTTACCGGGGAAACTGGAGCCGGAAAATCGATTATCCTCGATGCTCTCGATGCAGTGTTGGGCGGTAAGTTAACCAGCAAAGCCATTCGCTCCGGGCAACATCGAGGACTGATTGAAGCGATTTTTACTCTAACTCCTTTAACGGCTCAATGGTTGCGAGAACAAGATATTGAGCCGATGGATAATCATACCCTTGTTTGCAGTCGGGAACTGAAGCTGTCCCCAGGAGCTTATCGATCGTGGTCTCGTCTGAATGGCATCATCGTCAGAAACGATCGCATGAAGACGTTGCGTCAATTGCTGGTGAGCATTACCGCTCAAGGACAAACCGTGCAACTGGGAGATCCCCAGCGCCAGCGAGAATGGTTAGATCTCTATGGAGAGGAAAGTTTACTGGTTCTGCGCGATGGCGTAGCAGAGGCTTATGGAACGGCGCGAGACCTGCGATCGCAACTCGATCGCCAGCGCAATGACGAACAGTATCGCTTGCAACGCATCGATATTTTACAATATCAACTCTCTGAGTTTGCCCAAGTCCAGCCAACAAGCGCTGGGGAACTGAAAGACTTGGAGCAAGAAAGCGATCGCCTCTCCCACAGCGTAGAATTGCACGAAAAAAGCTATCAAATCTACCAAGCTCTGTATCAAGGAGAACGCTCTCTCGCCGCCGCAGACTTACTCGGACAAGCCAAAACTCTGATTGAAGACATTTTGCCCTACGACACTACCTTACAGCCCATTTTGGAGCTAGTGAACGAAGCCTTAGTGCGAGTAGACGAAGCCGGACGGCAAATTAATGCTTACAGCGATAGCGTGGAAACCGATCCGGAACGTCTAGAGGAGATCGCCATCCGCATGGGCGAACTCAAGCAACTGTGCCGCAAATACGGGCCATCTCTGGAAGATGCGATCGCCTACTGGCAAACCATCCAAGCCGAACTCGATCGCTTCACGGCCACAGGAGAGTCTATCGAACAATTGGAAAGAGATTACGATCGCGCCATAACTGAATTAAAACTCTTATGCGATCGCCTCCATCAGCAACGCCAGAAAGCATCCCTGCGACTGGAAGGACGCTTAGTCGAAGAACTCAAACCCCTGGCCATGGATAAAGTAAAGTTCAAGGTTGCCTTAACTCCCACAGAGATTTCTGCCACCGGAAGCGATCGCATCACCTTTGGCATCAGTCCTAACCCCGGAGAACCCATAGCTCCCCTAGCTAAAACTGCCTCTGGCGGAGAAATGAGCCGCTTTCTATTGGCTATAACCGCTTGTTTCTCGCAAATTAACCCCGTTAATACCTTAGTCTTCGACGAAATAGATGCCGGGGTCTCCGGACGAGTTGCTGAGGCGATCGCCGATAAACTCCATCTCCTCTCCCAACATAACCAAATCCTCTGCGTCACGCACCAACCCCTAATAGCAGCTCTTGCCGACCGGCACTTGCACGTGCGCAAAGAGACTATTGCTCAAGAGCAGAACGACAACGGAAAACTATCTCAACGCACGGTCGTTCGGGTCACCCCCCTCGATCGCCAACAGCGCAGTGAAGAACTGGCCCAACTCGCTGGAGGCAACAGCGCTGCCGACGCACTCTCCTTTGCGCGATCGCTCCTGCAACAAGCCGATAGCAAACGCCAAAAAACGTCCTCAACCGAACTCAGTTAA
- a CDS encoding GAF domain-containing protein codes for MATSSSNSPIVDTTATTIDIDANPSQTVSAAVVDAATVIDVETTPAEPSPSPSSGGVTGGLVTTGGGGDFSSFLAPLKKDTFKQVVTDVEDKLKIVNQTLSMLDNLLDNQGFDAILDEMLQSITLKTGELLNADRTSIFLFDEEKNELFTIVAKDENGNALEIRIPADKGIAGEVATFRKVVNIPYDFYDDPRSTTAQKFDKKNGYRTYTMIAMPLENEETGELVAVVQLINKLKLEADREADLNDKINLEGFTEDDEQVFREFAPSIRLILQSSKSFYAATQRQRAASALMNAVNSLSKSSLDLEDTLKKVMDQAKELMNADRSTLWLLDEDKGELWTKIPIAGNLTEIRIPRSAGFAGMVAESGEPLLIPFDLYQDPRSETSKKTDQKTGYRTCSMLCMPVFNADDQLIGVTQLINKKKQGEYPAYNPEDWPNAPEQWKSSFNRNDLEFMRAFNIQAGVALQNAKLFDQVKQQKQMQEDILRSLTNGVISTNKIGTIIAANECAKGLLGLEETATIEGKSLRPFIRIKEGDFNKWFEAALAPKEAKDRKQYYPDQTLVLSGEDGEDIEQSVNLSINSMNDAIDPTKISGALVVMEDISDEKQVKSLMYRYMTPEVAESLLESGDTGLGGKRKEVSVLFSDIRSYTTLTEKLQAEEVVAMLNSYFEEMVDSVFRYGGTLDKYIGDALMAVFGSPAPLEDHAWCAMQTAVEMRYRLEEYNSNRREQGLMEISIGIGIHSDTVVSGNIGSSKRMELTSIGDGVNLASRLEGTSKQYGTDIVISEKTYINYKDKVYVRELDNITVKGKSKPVTIYELLGIKEGCSEVGRPLTEKQAAIKTHYENGRSYYLQPAKDKLAYGEILQVLEALEELSASELKKLSYDETKEIANMLGQLSREELIEILGEAPLKRMLDVEDLSRKNVTDSYWQSTLPEKVSELTPRQTKKMLQAKLKQFTGVPEAQEMLVEEAQEMSAAQLRKFIDLARQPFEEKAKISFKQAQTEFEQVLKVDPSNKAAKLHLQRCMLYEDNPPNETWDGVWKLTEK; via the coding sequence ATGGCGACTTCTTCTTCAAATTCACCTATTGTGGACACGACAGCAACAACCATTGATATTGACGCTAACCCCTCTCAAACCGTATCGGCCGCGGTCGTCGATGCTGCCACCGTCATCGATGTAGAAACCACTCCCGCAGAACCCTCACCGTCCCCTTCCTCGGGTGGTGTAACCGGCGGATTAGTAACCACTGGAGGGGGTGGAGATTTTTCCAGCTTCCTCGCGCCCCTGAAGAAGGATACCTTCAAGCAGGTGGTAACGGATGTTGAAGATAAACTGAAGATCGTTAATCAAACCCTCTCCATGCTCGACAACCTCTTGGATAACCAAGGGTTTGATGCCATCTTAGATGAAATGTTGCAATCGATTACCCTGAAAACAGGGGAATTGCTCAATGCCGATCGCACCAGTATCTTCTTATTTGATGAAGAAAAAAACGAACTATTTACCATAGTTGCCAAAGATGAAAATGGTAATGCACTAGAAATAAGGATTCCCGCAGATAAAGGGATTGCTGGAGAAGTCGCCACCTTCAGAAAAGTGGTGAATATCCCCTATGACTTCTATGACGATCCGCGATCGACGACAGCGCAAAAGTTTGATAAGAAAAATGGCTATCGTACCTACACCATGATAGCTATGCCCCTAGAAAATGAGGAAACTGGGGAACTCGTAGCCGTAGTACAATTAATTAATAAACTCAAACTCGAAGCCGATCGCGAAGCAGACTTAAATGACAAAATTAATTTAGAGGGCTTTACCGAAGACGACGAGCAAGTCTTTCGAGAATTTGCTCCCTCAATTCGCTTAATTCTGCAATCTTCAAAATCATTCTATGCCGCAACGCAACGGCAACGAGCGGCATCGGCATTAATGAATGCCGTTAATTCTCTCAGTAAGAGCAGCTTAGATTTAGAAGATACCTTGAAAAAGGTGATGGATCAGGCAAAGGAATTAATGAATGCCGACCGTTCGACCTTGTGGCTGCTCGATGAAGACAAAGGAGAATTGTGGACGAAGATTCCCATTGCCGGTAACTTAACCGAAATCAGAATTCCGCGCAGTGCCGGATTTGCCGGAATGGTCGCTGAATCTGGAGAACCTCTACTCATTCCCTTCGACTTATACCAAGATCCGCGATCGGAAACCTCGAAAAAAACCGACCAAAAAACCGGGTATCGTACCTGCAGTATGCTCTGTATGCCGGTCTTTAATGCCGACGACCAACTCATTGGCGTTACCCAATTAATAAATAAGAAAAAACAAGGGGAATATCCCGCCTACAACCCAGAAGATTGGCCCAACGCTCCAGAGCAATGGAAATCCAGCTTTAACCGCAACGATCTGGAATTCATGCGCGCCTTCAACATCCAAGCAGGAGTGGCGTTGCAAAATGCCAAACTCTTCGACCAAGTTAAACAGCAGAAACAAATGCAGGAAGATATCCTGCGCAGCTTAACCAATGGCGTGATTTCCACGAATAAAATCGGTACGATTATTGCCGCGAATGAATGTGCGAAAGGACTGCTGGGACTCGAAGAAACAGCAACGATAGAAGGAAAATCATTGCGACCGTTCATTAGGATCAAAGAAGGAGACTTCAATAAGTGGTTTGAGGCCGCGCTAGCTCCCAAGGAAGCCAAAGATCGAAAACAATACTATCCCGATCAAACCTTAGTCCTTTCGGGAGAAGATGGTGAAGATATCGAGCAAAGCGTCAACTTATCGATTAATTCTATGAATGATGCGATCGATCCGACTAAGATCAGCGGTGCTTTAGTCGTCATGGAAGACATTAGCGATGAAAAACAAGTCAAGAGCTTAATGTATCGTTACATGACTCCAGAGGTTGCCGAGTCGTTGCTCGAGAGTGGCGATACCGGTCTGGGAGGCAAACGGAAAGAAGTCAGCGTTCTCTTTAGCGATATCCGCAGCTACACCACCCTCACCGAAAAATTGCAAGCCGAAGAAGTGGTGGCCATGCTCAACAGCTACTTCGAGGAAATGGTCGATTCCGTTTTCCGCTATGGCGGCACTCTCGACAAGTACATCGGAGACGCTCTCATGGCCGTCTTTGGTTCGCCAGCCCCTCTGGAAGACCATGCCTGGTGCGCCATGCAAACCGCTGTCGAAATGCGCTATCGCCTGGAGGAATATAACAGCAACCGCCGGGAACAAGGACTGATGGAAATCAGCATCGGGATTGGGATTCACTCCGATACAGTAGTTAGCGGTAATATTGGCTCCTCGAAACGGATGGAGTTAACCTCCATTGGCGACGGGGTAAACTTGGCCTCTCGTCTGGAGGGAACCAGCAAGCAATACGGCACCGATATTGTCATTAGTGAGAAAACTTATATCAACTACAAAGATAAGGTTTACGTTCGAGAGCTTGACAATATCACGGTTAAAGGGAAGAGCAAGCCCGTGACCATCTATGAGTTATTGGGAATTAAAGAGGGATGCTCGGAAGTTGGCCGACCCTTAACTGAGAAGCAAGCGGCGATTAAAACTCACTACGAGAATGGGCGCAGCTACTATCTGCAACCGGCGAAAGACAAATTAGCTTATGGGGAAATTCTCCAAGTATTAGAAGCGTTGGAGGAACTATCGGCAAGCGAGCTGAAAAAGCTCTCCTACGATGAAACGAAAGAAATTGCGAACATGCTCGGACAACTCAGTCGAGAAGAGTTAATTGAGATTCTCGGAGAGGCACCGTTGAAGCGGATGCTCGATGTTGAGGATCTCAGCCGGAAAAACGTGACCGATAGTTATTGGCAGTCTACCTTGCCCGAAAAAGTCAGCGAATTGACTCCTCGGCAGACCAAGAAAATGCTGCAAGCTAAATTGAAGCAATTTACGGGCGTGCCGGAAGCCCAAGAAATGTTAGTGGAGGAGGCTCAAGAGATGAGTGCTGCCCAGTTGCGCAAGTTTATTGACTTAGCCCGACAACCCTTTGAAGAGAAGGCAAAAATCTCATTCAAACAGGCCCAAACGGAGTTTGAACAAGTGCTGAAGGTCGATCCGAGTAATAAGGCAGCGAAATTGCACTTGCAACGGTGTATGCTCTATGAAGATAATCCCCCGAATGAAACTTGGGATGGTGTTTGGAAGCTAACCGAAAAATAA
- a CDS encoding ABA4-like family protein, with the protein MLDWLFNGANVFVLPFWTLMILVPNWQGTRWIMKSFLPFVALVAIYGYLLAGTIDGESAAALANPQLADLARLFANPQATATGWVHFLVMDLFVGRWIYWEGQRTGIWTTHSLTLCLFAGPIGLLCHIITQGLGDRFFSSPPEGATPEAS; encoded by the coding sequence ATGCTCGACTGGTTATTTAATGGTGCAAATGTCTTTGTCCTTCCCTTTTGGACATTAATGATTTTAGTGCCGAACTGGCAAGGAACGCGGTGGATAATGAAGTCATTTCTTCCATTCGTGGCACTCGTAGCGATTTATGGTTACTTGCTAGCGGGCACAATTGATGGAGAATCGGCTGCCGCACTCGCTAACCCTCAGTTAGCTGACTTAGCTCGTTTATTTGCCAATCCGCAAGCAACAGCAACGGGCTGGGTACATTTCTTGGTTATGGATCTGTTTGTCGGTCGTTGGATCTATTGGGAAGGCCAGCGCACGGGAATCTGGACAACCCATTCCCTCACTCTGTGTTTGTTTGCCGGACCGATAGGGCTGCTTTGCCACATCATTACTCAAGGATTAGGCGATCGCTTTTTCTCTAGTCCTCCAGAAGGCGCGACCCCCGAAGCGAGTTAA
- a CDS encoding inorganic diphosphatase — MDLLRIPAQPKPGLLNVLIEIAAGSKNKYEYDKDLQAFALDRVLYSSVHYPYDYGFIPNTLGDDGDPLDGMVMMDEPTFPGCIIAARPIGILEMIDGGDRDEKILCVPHSDPRYAHVQSIQDVAPHKLDEIAEFFRTYKNMENKKTEILGWEDIDKVMPLVEKGIQAGSKVE, encoded by the coding sequence TTGGATTTATTACGGATTCCCGCTCAACCCAAACCCGGACTGTTAAATGTATTGATCGAGATCGCAGCCGGAAGTAAGAATAAATACGAATACGATAAGGATTTGCAAGCCTTTGCCCTAGACCGAGTCTTGTATTCTTCCGTCCACTATCCTTACGATTACGGATTTATTCCCAATACCTTAGGCGACGATGGCGATCCCCTGGATGGGATGGTCATGATGGATGAGCCAACTTTTCCGGGATGCATCATTGCGGCACGGCCGATCGGAATTCTGGAAATGATCGATGGCGGCGATCGCGATGAAAAAATTCTCTGCGTTCCCCACAGCGACCCCCGATATGCTCATGTACAATCTATTCAAGATGTAGCTCCCCATAAACTCGATGAGATTGCGGAATTCTTCCGAACTTACAAAAATATGGAGAACAAGAAGACAGAGATCTTGGGCTGGGAAGATATCGATAAGGTTATGCCTTTAGTGGAAAAAGGCATTCAAGCCGGGAGTAAAGTCGAGTAA
- a CDS encoding MBL fold metallo-hydrolase: protein MSQSDPSVPVVQSSSSQDNLESSVPKPLTLKFWGTRGEIPTPGQQTLRYGGNTSCLTLETAENLLIFDVGTGVRVLGKYLLSRMPVEAHVFLSHCHWDRIQGFPFFVPAFIPINRFHVYGTAATNGDSMKQRLSEQMQPPNFPVPIEIMGADLKFHHLDPGEALKLEDMEIETCCLNLVDRTLGYRVKYNNRIVVYATNIPAKVGHIDAELMALVENADVLIYDTHSLGIDDPEEKASSDDWNWKSGIEIAKKAGVKQLVMFHHHPHYNDDSLDRIERQMQAVFPNGKLAREGMEIVV from the coding sequence ATGTCCCAATCCGATCCCTCAGTCCCTGTTGTCCAATCCTCTTCCAGTCAGGATAATTTGGAATCCTCGGTTCCAAAGCCATTAACCCTGAAATTCTGGGGCACTCGAGGAGAGATACCTACTCCAGGTCAGCAGACCCTCCGATATGGGGGGAATACATCCTGCCTAACCTTAGAAACTGCGGAAAACCTACTGATTTTTGATGTGGGTACTGGAGTTCGAGTGCTGGGAAAATATCTACTAAGTCGGATGCCAGTAGAAGCCCACGTGTTCTTGTCTCACTGCCATTGGGATCGGATTCAAGGTTTTCCATTTTTCGTCCCTGCATTTATTCCGATCAACCGATTTCACGTGTACGGCACTGCTGCTACAAACGGAGATTCGATGAAACAACGGCTAAGCGAACAAATGCAACCCCCCAATTTTCCCGTCCCCATCGAGATTATGGGAGCCGATCTCAAGTTTCATCATCTCGATCCGGGAGAAGCCTTAAAATTAGAGGACATGGAGATTGAGACTTGCTGTTTGAATTTAGTCGATCGAACGTTGGGCTATCGCGTTAAGTACAACAATCGCATTGTGGTCTACGCCACCAATATTCCCGCTAAGGTGGGACATATCGACGCCGAGTTGATGGCCCTAGTCGAAAATGCGGACGTGCTCATTTACGATACTCACAGCTTGGGAATCGATGACCCAGAAGAAAAGGCATCATCCGACGATTGGAACTGGAAAAGCGGCATTGAAATTGCCAAGAAAGCTGGGGTGAAGCAACTAGTGATGTTCCATCACCATCCCCACTATAATGATGACTCTCTCGATCGCATCGAGCGGCAGATGCAAGCGGTATTTCCGAATGGCAAACTAGCCCGCGAAGGCATGGAAATTGTAGTCTAG
- a CDS encoding PIN/TRAM domain-containing protein — protein MLDTVIILSFIIAGIGIGFYGVEMLPSSALEQVSNQDGLRSVTAGFSALIMGAVGLFAQTSYRRIEAQVRQMPVEVLLTRSIGLVVGLLVANLLLAPIFLLPIPPEFAFIKPLVAILASVIFAVSGISLADTHGRSFLRLIDPNSIDTLLVAEGTLKPATTKVIDTSCIIDGRLEELLATGFIEGQLLVPQFVLQELQLVADAGNDQKRIRGRRGLEILNRIREKYPQKIAIHPADYEDVSTVDAKLVHLAQDISGTLLTNDYNLNQVASLQEVSVLNINDLAQAMRPAYLPGDDLDLKIIKQGREPEQGVGYLDDGTMVVVEEGGQYIGVELHVVVTGALQTSAGRMIFARPQTSLIA, from the coding sequence ATGCTTGACACAGTTATCATTCTTTCATTCATCATAGCAGGAATTGGGATCGGTTTCTACGGCGTGGAAATGCTTCCGAGCAGCGCTTTAGAACAAGTAAGTAACCAAGATGGGTTGCGATCGGTCACTGCTGGATTCTCTGCCCTAATTATGGGCGCTGTCGGATTATTTGCCCAAACCTCTTATCGGCGAATTGAGGCTCAAGTCCGACAAATGCCAGTTGAGGTATTGCTGACGCGATCGATTGGTTTAGTGGTCGGCCTCCTCGTTGCCAACCTCCTCCTAGCACCCATTTTCTTGCTTCCAATTCCGCCAGAATTTGCATTTATCAAACCTCTGGTGGCCATTTTAGCCAGTGTTATCTTTGCCGTTTCTGGCATTTCTCTGGCAGATACCCACGGTCGCTCGTTTTTGCGACTGATCGATCCCAATAGTATCGATACTTTACTCGTGGCTGAAGGTACCTTAAAACCCGCCACAACCAAAGTCATCGATACTAGTTGCATTATTGACGGTCGTTTGGAAGAATTATTAGCTACTGGGTTTATTGAAGGGCAGCTTTTAGTTCCTCAGTTTGTCTTGCAAGAGTTACAGTTAGTAGCAGATGCTGGCAACGATCAAAAGAGAATTCGCGGCCGCCGAGGACTGGAAATTCTCAATCGCATTCGCGAGAAGTATCCGCAAAAAATTGCGATTCATCCAGCAGACTACGAAGATGTATCTACGGTTGATGCCAAGCTAGTCCATTTAGCTCAAGATATTAGCGGTACGTTACTCACTAATGATTACAATCTGAATCAGGTGGCCAGTTTGCAAGAAGTTTCCGTACTCAATATTAACGATCTCGCTCAAGCGATGCGACCGGCGTATTTACCTGGAGACGATCTGGATTTGAAGATTATCAAACAAGGGCGAGAACCCGAGCAAGGGGTGGGATATTTAGATGATGGCACTATGGTTGTGGTGGAAGAAGGCGGTCAGTACATTGGGGTGGAGTTACATGTCGTGGTCACTGGAGCACTGCAAACTTCAGCAGGTCGCATGATTTTTGCTCGCCCGCAAACCTCACTCATTGCTTAA
- a CDS encoding COP23 domain-containing protein — protein MLSKSLGVLAGAALLTGLGAVISQPSYAQTVRFSCVMSAGLPTTIATNTINGNSIAVVRWYSEYFAASGYDPVTRCQQVSGRFQSARDSGRLDYITAGIVNGLPVVCATTAGGRCNGSNVLFTLKPGQNAADRLQRLFDVRDLGAGPLYESGGRPYIDVAKLLAPLEAQADSGTTLPSVGGEVQPATPAPGGNF, from the coding sequence ATGTTGTCTAAGTCTTTGGGAGTTCTAGCTGGTGCAGCTTTGTTGACCGGTTTAGGAGCTGTTATTAGCCAACCGAGTTACGCTCAAACAGTTCGGTTTAGCTGTGTGATGAGTGCGGGTTTACCGACAACAATTGCCACGAATACAATCAACGGTAATAGCATTGCTGTGGTTCGCTGGTACTCCGAGTATTTTGCGGCTTCAGGGTACGATCCGGTGACGCGCTGCCAACAAGTTTCCGGACGGTTTCAATCAGCTCGTGATAGCGGACGACTCGACTATATCACAGCAGGTATTGTCAACGGGTTACCTGTAGTGTGTGCGACAACAGCAGGAGGGCGGTGCAACGGCTCCAATGTTTTATTCACGCTGAAACCCGGTCAGAATGCGGCGGATAGACTGCAAAGACTCTTTGACGTTCGTGACTTGGGTGCAGGTCCTCTATATGAAAGTGGAGGGCGTCCTTATATTGATGTTGCCAAACTGTTAGCGCCTCTAGAAGCTCAGGCGGACTCGGGAACAACTCTGCCAAGCGTTGGAGGAGAAGTGCAACCGGCAACACCAGCTCCAGGTGGTAACTTTTAG
- a CDS encoding S1 family peptidase, translating into MNFRLLTSIACAGVLLTGSSAQVVYAQVVPSPDAILIEGQHNARSPLSVAQLQSTARSITVKVASGQSWGSGILIEQQGSTYTVLTNEHVLRLGNSYQISTPDGRVYPAQVQSVGQFGGDDLALLQFNSAQRYPVATLASASAIALGEATYASGFPADRKEFTFTTGRVSYLLPQPFKLGYQLGYSNDIFKGMSGGPVLNRYGEVVGINGKHKYPLWGNTYIFKDNSTPTAAVRKEMDASSWAIPIQTFLRYAPEFTTLAHSNAPFPGNSTPISIERNTPAIATPTESTPDPAIAGSSDWGEMSSSTPVQPNSNPAIADAPVSGTVEEMPSNPANRPPRPGSFW; encoded by the coding sequence ATGAACTTTAGGTTACTAACTTCAATAGCTTGTGCTGGCGTACTCTTAACCGGATCGTCAGCACAGGTTGTGTATGCCCAAGTTGTACCATCACCAGATGCCATTTTGATAGAGGGACAGCACAATGCGCGATCGCCTCTATCGGTAGCACAACTTCAAAGTACGGCGCGTTCGATTACGGTGAAAGTTGCATCCGGGCAATCGTGGGGTTCTGGGATTTTAATCGAGCAACAAGGCTCGACTTATACAGTTCTGACCAACGAACACGTTCTGCGGTTGGGGAACAGTTACCAGATCTCTACCCCAGATGGAAGAGTGTATCCCGCGCAAGTGCAGTCTGTCGGTCAGTTCGGAGGGGACGATCTGGCTCTGTTGCAGTTTAATAGCGCTCAACGTTATCCCGTTGCGACTTTAGCCTCAGCATCGGCCATTGCTTTAGGAGAGGCAACTTACGCCTCCGGGTTTCCAGCCGATCGCAAAGAGTTTACGTTTACCACCGGTCGAGTTTCCTACCTGTTGCCTCAACCGTTCAAGCTAGGGTATCAACTGGGGTATAGCAATGACATTTTTAAGGGGATGAGTGGAGGGCCTGTCCTGAACCGCTATGGTGAGGTAGTCGGAATTAATGGCAAGCACAAATATCCGCTCTGGGGAAATACTTATATTTTTAAAGATAATTCCACCCCAACGGCGGCAGTTAGAAAGGAAATGGATGCTTCGAGTTGGGCAATTCCGATCCAAACCTTTTTAAGGTATGCTCCAGAATTTACCACTCTCGCCCACTCGAACGCTCCTTTTCCCGGCAATTCCACTCCCATTTCAATCGAACGCAATACTCCAGCGATCGCAACTCCAACCGAATCGACTCCCGATCCGGCGATCGCTGGTTCTTCGGACTGGGGAGAGATGTCGAGTTCAACTCCAGTCCAACCGAATTCCAACCCAGCGATCGCTGATGCTCCAGTCTCGGGAACGGTGGAAGAGATGCCGAGTAACCCCGCTAATCGTCCCCCCCGTCCCGGTTCGTTCTGGTAA
- a CDS encoding S1 family peptidase, translating into MRVYQPLLASGLVGVVVAMTAPSANANALLPTQVAEIARTTVVQIQPTIAAPGSGVVIGRYRQRGRNVYVVLTAAHVVQHSDDIYNIITPLPRDGSKRRQKIAIRPRDIQKLPDLDLAIVRFRSDRDYDTATLGDSDFTTEGAGVYIAGFPNPGEAIRRRVFQFTSSLVSSRLDQEILVEGEEEDGPLPGGYAIVYTNVTRAGMSGGPVFDVAGRVIGIHGMGDAERIVGTDPNAKPGQEARASRTVNIKTGFNLGIPIRAFLEAMPNARRTLSLSFDRSAPGILPGGGLIATRGGQNEPVTNIVEEEDPTEDIVVEVSEPVEPETPAQPQATPEPVESPQPVPQVSPVPVEPQRPPANNSGPFF; encoded by the coding sequence ATGAGAGTATATCAACCCCTTCTGGCCAGTGGTTTAGTCGGTGTCGTTGTCGCGATGACGGCTCCATCGGCAAATGCCAATGCCTTGCTTCCCACTCAAGTGGCAGAGATTGCTAGAACCACTGTGGTGCAAATTCAACCCACTATCGCTGCACCCGGCTCGGGGGTTGTCATTGGGCGCTATCGGCAACGAGGTCGTAATGTTTATGTGGTGCTCACGGCAGCTCATGTGGTTCAACATTCCGACGATATTTATAACATCATTACGCCCTTACCCCGTGATGGCTCGAAACGGCGGCAGAAAATTGCCATTCGACCGCGCGATATTCAAAAGTTACCCGACCTGGATTTAGCCATTGTGCGGTTTCGGAGCGATCGCGACTACGACACGGCGACCTTAGGCGATTCTGACTTTACCACGGAAGGGGCTGGGGTTTATATCGCTGGTTTTCCCAATCCGGGGGAAGCCATTCGGCGGCGAGTCTTTCAGTTTACCTCCTCTCTGGTTTCCTCCCGCTTAGACCAAGAAATCCTGGTGGAAGGGGAAGAAGAAGACGGTCCCTTACCGGGGGGATATGCGATCGTCTATACCAACGTGACCCGTGCGGGCATGAGTGGCGGCCCGGTGTTCGATGTTGCCGGCCGCGTGATTGGGATTCACGGCATGGGCGATGCGGAACGAATCGTCGGCACCGATCCCAATGCCAAACCCGGACAGGAAGCACGAGCCTCGAGAACGGTAAATATTAAAACCGGATTTAATCTAGGCATTCCCATTCGCGCCTTTCTTGAAGCCATGCCCAATGCTCGGCGCACTCTGTCCCTCAGTTTTGACCGTTCCGCACCCGGCATTCTACCGGGGGGAGGACTCATTGCCACGCGAGGCGGGCAAAATGAACCGGTAACCAACATTGTGGAAGAAGAAGACCCCACCGAAGATATCGTGGTTGAAGTTTCCGAGCCTGTAGAACCAGAAACTCCCGCTCAACCGCAAGCCACGCCGGAACCTGTCGAATCTCCCCAACCAGTTCCACAAGTCTCGCCCGTGCCTGTAGAACCCCAGCGTCCCCCTGCAAACAACAGCGGGCCCTTTTTCTAA